A stretch of DNA from Triticum dicoccoides isolate Atlit2015 ecotype Zavitan chromosome 2A, WEW_v2.0, whole genome shotgun sequence:
ACCAGGTAATGGAATTTCATCTTTGAACTGATCGTTTCATAGCTTGCTGACATTTCAATATTTGACCAGAAACATCTGTCAACGAGAGCATGGACCCAGAGCTTCCATCTGCAGGGAATATTTCCACCAATGGTGAAGTCATAAATCCATCTGCAGAGACGATTCCTGTGGATGCTGAAGTCATAAATCCATCGGCAGAGAATATTTCCATCAGTGATGAAGTCGTGGAGCCATCTGTAGAGAGTATTTCTAGCAAGGAGAAAGTCATAAATTCATTTGGAAATGAAAATTCTCAAATTAAGAATGATGCTATTAAGATACCTGAGGTAGCACCTACTCCTGCTTCAGCTCAGAAGGATGTTATTAAGAAGACTTATGCATCGATTGTAAGTTTCCTCTTGTTTTCCTGCACTTTCCCCCACTAATTGTACTGCCAGAATTGAGTGAGTTTTGAATGTGGAATAATAATTAACTCGATGTTCTATGCTCGCTTACTGGCTTCTGTGACTTGCATTATAGGTTAAGGCCACAAATGAGAGTATACCGCCAGCACCCATtaccaaacccaaacccaaacccaaacctagaCCAAATCCAACAGTAAAGAGAGCTGAAAATGTGGAGAAATCTTCGTCTGTTCCTGCAAAAACTACGCATGCAGCAGTTACTGTGCCTCCAAATGACCAAAATATTTCTGATGGTTGGTGCTTGGTGCTTTCTCCATCTGTTTTGTAGAAAATTGAAGCACATATCTTTGTTGGACTGAACTATAACACTATCTTGTTCTGCAGACCAAGGGTATTCAATCTTTGTGAAGAACTTGCCTTGGAATGCAACTATTGAAATGGTTGAGGCTGAGTTCAGTAAGTTTGGTTCAATCAAGCCTCGTGGTATACAAGTTGTACACCGTCAGGTTAGTTAATATTGTATGAATGTAGGTTTGGTTTCCATGAAACATATGCTTGCTAACATTAGTTTTGCATTGCAGATTGATCGGTTCTGCTTTGGCTTTGTTGAATTTGAGTCTGAAAAATCAATGAATGCAGCAATCGAGGTTTGTTCTCCCAGTTGATTTTGTCAGCTCACGTTATTACTTCACAAGTTAAATTTAGCTACGCTGCTGCATTCTGTTTCAGTTTATGCAACTTTAAATTAGCTGGAGCACATTTAGCTACATTCTCTAAAATAGTGGAGGGCTAATTGTAACTTGGCCTACTACTTGTCCATCGTTTCAGCATTTTAAGTATCTGCACGATGTTGCAAGAGCTCTATAACTAATACTCGTTCTGACTTTTATTAGGCATTTAAAGTTCGTTTTGGCTCGTATGTGTCTTACGTCGAGGAGAAACGAACTCCAAAACGAGGTGAGCGGCATTATGATATCTGCTCATCATATATGCAACTAAAATAGAATGATTTCTTCCATAGTTTTAGTCCACCTTTCACAGGTGGACATGTCATATGCAACCGTTGGCGTGTCCTTGCTTTCCATCTAAAAAGAAGTCCTTACTCTCAAAAAATTAAAAtgcacaactttgtactaaatcagcaaCACTTAAtttcgaacagagggagtataagataGCGCTGGATGGTTAGAAACCAATTAAATTGCAATTTGTTTTCCTCCCCATCTCCGATTAAGTTATGCTGCTGATAACTGATCCATGTGTACTGTAAATGCTGCGTCCTTTGTATATTTGTTTTAGTTTAATTCCATCGTTGCAAGTCACATTTTTGCTGCTTTCTAGGCACATGCTTGTATTATAACTTTCAGTTCTTAATTCCCCCAAAAAAACTTTCAGTTGTTAATGGAGTCACCCATAGTGAGTACAATGGCAATGCTCGGGGCAGTCGGGTCCTGCCAGACAGAGGTGGTTACCATTGCGACAACTTCAGGGGACAGGGAGCAGGCTTTGTGAACAATGGCAACTACCGTGATGGCGACAACTTCAGGGGTCAGGGGCCGAGCTTTGGGAACAACAATAACTACCGTGATGGTGAAAACTTCAGAGAGCGGGGAGCGGGCTTTGTTAACAATGGTAACAACTACCGTGATGGCAATAACATGAGGAATGATAACAGAAATCAGAACGAGTACTCAGGCCATGGTCGAGGACCGCAGGGGAATGACTACCGCCAGAATGACTCCCGTCAGAACAGGAATGACTACCGTCAGGACGGGAACGGCTACCGCCAGAATGGAGATGACTACCGCCAGAACAGGGACGGCTACCGTCAGATCGGAGATGGCTTCCGCCAGAACAGGGACGGCTACCGCCAGAACGGAGATGGCTTCCGCCAGAACAGGGACGGCTACCGCCAGAACGGAGATGACTACCGCCAGAATGGGAACGGACACCATCAGCCACGCCCCGTCCATAACGGGAACGGGAATGCGAATGGGAGGCCTGGCCGCTTCAATGGTCCCAAGCAAATAGCCGTTACCGCATAGTGTGTGCAATCCAGCAAAGTAGGAAACTAGACTGTTCGCCCATTGATACTGTTTCGCACCTCACACTCCTTTAGGAATCTCTGAAATCATCTGCATTCTCTCGCATGTTCAACCTGATGATACCTCGTATCGGCTGGTGCCTCTTTTGTGGCTGGTTGCTGCCCGCATTTTCAAATGCTCTGACCTGTAAACATCATGCGGAGATTTTATATAGATGTGGTTTGGTATTTGTGCGAATTCTAAATCATTGACGCCGTTTGGTGTTAGTTTCTGGGGGCTTTAGCACAACTCTTTTATGGCAGGCTGGAACTCGGTCGAGGATGTGTGTTATGTTGAGttgtttgtttctctctttcagtttGTTATCTTTGGTTGGCGTTTCTGAGCTCATGCCCCTTGCAAGCACATTAGTTTCTTCTAAAGTGTTACGTCAGCTAAAAATTTGCTCTTTCACTTACGTTCGCTGTCATGTGTTGCTGGGTATACCTTATGATCCAATCTCGGTTCCTGTAAACATCACTATTCAATCAATAACAACCTGAAGTGTTAGGACAGCCAGTCTTTCAAATGCGTCAGCACAAAACAAAGCATCATTGGTGGCTTGTATCTTGTGAGGTATATCTCCAGGATGGAGGGGGAAATAGTTGCCAGTTACCAACATCATTAATCAAAGATCCAAAGAAATACACGAATGAACTCGAAAAGAGAAAAGACGGAGCCAAACCCTGCTGTGAATATCaaggaaaaaaacaagcaaaaatcgaACCATAACAACACAAAACAACCAAACCATAACAGTTTGATGGTGAACAAGTCACCATATATGAATGTGCTAAGATCGCTTGGTCAAGTAACGACATTGGATCCTATGTGAGTCAAGTTCATCATTTAAGCTCTTATTATAGTGTGTGCACTTTGGATCGCATCAGTCCATCAATTGAACCATACTCCCATAAATTTGATATTTTACCTTGTCATTGTTGTAGTAGAGATTTGAGTCACGAAATGTTCGAATGTATTTTGTCTTTGGATTAGCACCTGGAAGATAGATTTTTCGTCGGGAAATGCACTTTCAATGCTTGCATGGTTAGTAGCACAAGGACAGAGATATCCAGAGGACATAGAGTTACATCACAAGATTATATAGTCCATGGATTACATAAAAGCATAAGTCCTATGTGCATGCATGTGTGGAAGAGTTCATTGCTCATTAGAGGCATCAATGATATTGAGTTCACCCCTCAAATGACAATGTTTTCTCATCGACATGTCAACTAGTTCCTTGTCAATTGTCATATGTTCGAAAATAATGGCACCCTGAGTAACATGATCATAAATGAAgtggtggcggatatcgttatgttTGGTTCTTGAGTGTTGGTATGGGTTATGGGCAATTGTTATTACATTctcatggtcactagaagtggaataaGGTGGAGAGAGATACCACAACATCCAAAGGAGTTGATGATTTGATAGAGATGTGTTCTACTTGGCTATAGGGAGGCCGAGTTTTATTTCTTGGAAGAACTGTAAACAATGAATCTACCTATGAATTGGCAAGTACTTGAGATTGACTTCCTTTCAACCTTGTCACTCGCACAATTTGAGTCAAATAGCCTATAAGATTAATGAATGACCCCTTTGGGAATGTCGACGATGCCGGTGGTGGTATGAACTGGACGGTGACCAACGTTCTTCGCGTACAGAACAAGGGAGAAGCTTGGGGATAAGACAGAGGAAGTCAACATCCtaaacatcggtcaaaattatccaaaAATTGAAATGTTAGTTCCAAAACCACTCAAGAAGATTTTTTAATGGGCTTAGAGATTTGAGGGTAAATATTATGAAAATTGAGTTCACGGGAATACGGCTCCACCGAGTTAGATTTGGGGAGCAACTAATTGGGggtagggcatctccaatgctcaCCCCCGGGCATGGTATCCATTAGTGGACTGGTGCGGACTAGTCTGCGGACAATGATGCGGGAGCCGGCCATCCAATTATGTCTGCATCCATTTCAAAACAAATATGAATAAACTAGATAAATTTTGTCAAATACGACAGAATTCAGCAAAGTTAGGACATAATTTACACAAATGGGCGATATTTCGTCCATTTAACTAAAAAGTAGAAAAATGCAGGAGGATAACTTGTATCGGACGGTGACCTCATACGCGTGGCGCCTTGGCCTACCGCAACGTCGTTACCGTTGGTGCCGCCGTTGTTGTCGGAGTAGTCCTAGCAGCGGAAGGGTGCAGCGACGCGACATCCTTGCCCGGCCACCAACTGGCACTCGCGAAGGAGCCGCTCTGCTTCTTCCTACGCCATGCGGAGGGCCATCACAGCCAATGCTGACCCAGGCCGCGGTGCCCTGACGGCGAAGGAGGTATTGCTTGGCAACCATTCCTCGCCAATCTTGGGGAGCTCCAATTGAGGTGGCGATGTCGTCGCGCATCCGTCTTCGCAGTGGTGACAGACCGTTGGAGGGTCTAGGCCGCCGCCAGGTCAGGATCGTCGCGGACCCAGGCCAACGTCTCGTCTGACTTGATGAATGTGGAGCGGCACACCGCGTTTGTGCCACTCTTGCCTTCCCGCCCTATCCTCGACCGACACAATGGCCCAATGATTTTATTGAGCGGTTGAACCAAGTTTTCTTCAGCAAACTCCACAAGATGTGGGATACAAAGCTGGTTATGGGATTGGTCAAACCAGACGTGACGTCCCAAACCCAGCGAGAGTGCAAACTTGGCTAATCCATGTGCCTCAACATTGACGACACGACTTTCAAAAGTAAAAGTACACTTTAAATGACTCGTTATCCTATTAATCTCACCAATGATGGCTCCATTCTCTCCTTGACCTTTTGAATTAAtagccgccaccacctcctttgcATCTGATGCAATCACCAAGTCGTGAAGATTAAGATCTTGTGCCAAGGCCAGAGCCTCCCTGCAGGCAATCGTCTCCAACATGACTGGGTTATCCACACCCTGAATAACTAGAGCAGAACTGCCCAAAAAAGTGCCATTATGGTCTCTGCACACAGCCGCTGGTGAGCCACCCCGTCCTTGACGGCAAGCAGCATCTACATGAATTTTAGAAAGACCCAGCGGGAATTTTGGTCGCTGGATGTCCAAATTCGCTTGACGCCCTTGCCCTTGCTCCCGAACAGCAGGTGGTCCCTTGATCatctcaagctcgtcaatgtatctGTTGATAAAAGCATGGGTGCTATGGGGGCTCCGAAAAATTCCTTCATGAATTGCTTTCCGTCTTGCTCCCCATATTGCCCAAAGGGTAACTGATAGCTTGACAAACAGAGCATGTGGAATAGACTCCATAAGAGTAAACATCCAATGTTTAGCATTAGGTTCAGTTATGGCTGCAAGTTTCTGGGCCAATTCTTCGTCGACCAGCGCCCAGGTGCACCTTGACATTGTGCATTCCAACAAAGAGTGCCTCCATGAATCCGGGGAACCACAAATACCACACAAATTCGAGTTTTTCATGTGTCTATGTGCCCTGACATCATTTGTGGGTATAGAATGCTTTGACAATCTCCACAAAAACATCCTCACCTTTGCAGGCACCTGAACCTTCCACATTCTTTTCCATGCTCCCTCCTCCTTGGATGAACTAGACGAACCCTCCCGATTTTCTAgcggataacccacaagtataggggatcgcaacagttttcgaggatagagtattcaacccaaatttattgattcgacacaaggggagccaaagaatattctcaagtattagcagcttagttgtcaattcaaccacacctagaaacttaatatctgcagcgaggtatttaatagcaaagtaatatgatagtagtggtaacggtagcaaaagtaatatttttggttttatagtgattgtaacagtagcaacagaaaagtaaataatcgaagaacaatataggaaaagctcataggcaatggatcactgatgggtaattatgtcggatgcgatcgatcatgcaaccgttataacatagggtgacacagaactagctccagttcattaatgtaatgtaggcatgtatttcgaatatagtcatacgtgcttatggaaaagaacttgcatgacatcttttgtcctatcctcccgtggcagcggggtcctattggaaactaagggatattaaggcctccttttaatagagtaccggaccaaagcattaacacatagtgaatacatgaactcctcaaactacggtcatcaccggtaagtatcccgattattgtcactttggggttaacggatcataacacataataggcgactatagacttgcaagataggatcacaaacacacatatattcatgaaaacataataggttcagatctgaaatcatggcactcgggccctagtgacaagcattaagcatagcaacatcaatctcagaacatagtggatactagcttgggatcaaaccctaacaaaactaactcgattacatgataaatctcatccaacccatcaccatccagcaagcctatgatggaattactcacgctgagcatcatgaaactggtgatggaggaaggttgatgatgatgatggcgacggattcccctctccagagccccgcacgcactccagatcaaccctcccgagagagtttagggcttggccgcggctctgtatcataaaatgtgatgaatctttctctctgatttttctccccgaacatgaatatatggagttggagttgaggctggtggagcgtcagggggcccacgaggcaggaggcgcgcccaggggggtaggcacgcccccaccctcatggacagggtgtgggccccctaacgtggattcttcttccagtattttatatatattccaaaaataatctccgttgattttcaggtcattctaagaacttttatttgtgcacaaaaataacaccatggcaattct
This window harbors:
- the LOC119353871 gene encoding nuclear transport factor 2-like — encoded protein: MSTPTGNFVRPFHPDVIGNAFAQQYYRVLSSSPEHVHKFYHDESILGRPDSDGPLTSITTTYAINQHFLSTDMKGCLIQLDNVDTQPSHGGGVLILVIGSLTMLDTVKHRFVQSFFLAPQENGGYFVLNDVLRAVPEMPLAETNEALVDHVDGNTQIAPFPAEPETSVNESMDPELPSAGNISTNGEVINPSAETIPVDAEVINPSAENISISDEVVEPSVESISSKEKVINSFGNENSQIKNDAIKIPEVAPTPASAQKDVIKKTYASIVKATNESIPPAPITKPKPKPKPRPNPTVKRAENVEKSSSVPAKTTHAAVTVPPNDQNISDDQGYSIFVKNLPWNATIEMVEAEFSKFGSIKPRGIQVVHRQIDRFCFGFVEFESEKSMNAAIEAFKVRFGSYVSYVEEKRTPKRVVNGVTHSEYNGNARGSRVLPDRGGYHCDNFRGQGAGFVNNGNYRDGDNFRGQGPSFGNNNNYRDGENFRERGAGFVNNGNNYRDGNNMRNDNRNQNEYSGHGRGPQGNDYRQNDSRQNRNDYRQDGNGYRQNGDDYRQNRDGYRQIGDGFRQNRDGYRQNGDGFRQNRDGYRQNGDDYRQNGNGHHQPRPVHNGNGNANGRPGRFNGPKQIAVTA